Proteins from one Juglans microcarpa x Juglans regia isolate MS1-56 chromosome 6S, Jm3101_v1.0, whole genome shotgun sequence genomic window:
- the LOC121237003 gene encoding glycine-rich protein A3-like: protein MGGGEDKHGESDKGLFSHHGHHGGHGYPPGQYHPPPGAYPPGAYPPQQGYPPHGYPPQGYPPAGYPPGAYPPSGYPGPSAPHHSGHGGIGPLIAGGAAAAAAYGAHHLSHGSHYPHGPHYPHGPHMHHGKFKHHGKFKHGKFGKHGKHGKFGKHGMFGGKFKKWK from the exons ATGGGTGGTGGAGAGGATAAGCATGGTGAATCTGACAAAGGGTTATTCTCACACCATGGCCATCATGGTGGCCATGGATATCCTCCAGGACAGTACCACCCTCCTCCCGGGGCATATCCTCCCGGGGCATATCCTCCACAACAAGGTTATCCGCCTCATGGTTACCCACCTCAAGGCTACCCACCAGCAGGATATCCTCCTGGTGCTTACCCACCATCTGGGTATCCTGGTCCATCTGCTCCACATCATTCAG GACATGGAGGCATTGGGCCACTCATAGCTGGGGGTGCAGCTGCTGCAGCTGCATATGGTGCTCACCATCTCAGCCATGGCTCTCACTATCCTCATGGCCCCCACTATCCTCATGGTCCCCACATGCATCATGGGAAGTTTAAGCACCATGGAAAGTTCAAGCACGGCAAGTTTGGAAAGCATGGGAAACACGGCAAGTTTGGCAAGCATGGGATGTTCGGGGGAAAGTTCAAGAAATGGAAATGA